A single genomic interval of Hafnia alvei harbors:
- the fpr gene encoding ferredoxin--NADP(+) reductase — protein sequence MAEWVTGTITQVQHWTDNLFSIQVQAPVKAFTAGQFAKLGLDINGERVQRAYSYVNAPSDSNLEFYLVTVPDGKLSPRLHSLQAGDTLQVTEEAAGFFVLEEVPDCNTLWMLATGTALGPYLSILQEGKDLERFENIVLVHAARLAQDLSYLPLMQQLEQRYNGKLRIQTVVSRENAAGSLQGRVPALIEDGSLEAAVGLKIDADTSHIMLCGNPQMVRDTQQVLKETRGMRKHLRRKPGHITSEHYW from the coding sequence ATGGCAGAATGGGTAACGGGAACCATTACTCAAGTTCAACACTGGACAGATAATCTGTTCAGCATACAGGTGCAAGCACCGGTCAAAGCCTTTACGGCTGGCCAGTTTGCCAAACTCGGCTTAGATATCAACGGTGAGCGCGTGCAACGCGCTTACTCTTACGTCAACGCGCCGAGCGATAGTAACTTAGAGTTTTATCTGGTGACCGTGCCTGATGGCAAGCTCAGCCCTCGCCTACATAGCCTACAGGCCGGAGATACTTTACAGGTGACAGAAGAGGCCGCAGGCTTCTTTGTTCTGGAAGAGGTGCCTGACTGCAATACGCTGTGGATGCTCGCAACAGGAACTGCACTGGGGCCGTATTTGTCGATTCTGCAGGAAGGCAAAGACCTAGAACGCTTTGAAAATATCGTTTTGGTTCATGCGGCTCGTCTGGCACAAGACCTAAGCTATTTACCGCTGATGCAACAACTTGAGCAGCGTTATAACGGTAAACTGCGGATTCAAACCGTGGTGAGCCGTGAGAATGCTGCGGGTTCGCTGCAGGGTCGAGTTCCTGCGTTAATTGAGGATGGCTCGCTGGAAGCCGCAGTTGGGCTGAAAATTGATGCCGACACTAGCCATATTATGCTGTGCGGCAATCCGCAGATGGTCCGCGATACCCAGCAGGTCTTGAAGGAAACGCGTGGGATGCGTAAGCATCTACGCCGTAAACCAGGCCATATTACCAGCGAGCATTACTGGTAA
- a CDS encoding metalloregulator ArsR/SmtB family transcription factor, with amino-acid sequence MKTPELIMLQLKSLGPQSAKMLADRIAITTMGIRQHLQQLEQRELVCYEEARTKVGRPTRYWSLTTKGHGQFPDRHQDLSRVLLGAAQQLFGDEGVDKLINVREDSLFNRYATELEKHPEGEERFQALARLRQNDGYMAELEVEDDAVVLIENHCPIGVAAHNCGNLCNSELSLLHRLLGPNYEIDRVEHIISNSRRCAYRITPREL; translated from the coding sequence ATGAAGACACCAGAACTGATTATGCTGCAGTTGAAGAGCCTAGGCCCTCAATCAGCCAAAATGCTCGCAGATAGAATTGCTATCACGACTATGGGCATTCGCCAGCATTTACAGCAGCTCGAGCAACGTGAGCTTGTCTGTTATGAAGAGGCCAGAACCAAGGTGGGTCGCCCAACGCGTTATTGGTCATTAACCACCAAGGGCCACGGCCAATTCCCAGACCGTCATCAAGACTTGTCACGCGTGCTACTTGGCGCTGCACAGCAATTATTTGGTGATGAAGGCGTCGACAAACTCATTAACGTGCGCGAAGACTCTCTCTTCAATCGTTACGCGACCGAACTTGAAAAGCATCCTGAAGGAGAGGAACGCTTTCAGGCCTTAGCTCGCCTGCGCCAAAACGATGGCTATATGGCCGAGTTGGAAGTCGAAGACGATGCCGTCGTCCTGATCGAAAACCACTGTCCGATTGGCGTTGCAGCCCACAACTGCGGTAACTTATGCAACTCAGAGCTGAGTTTATTGCATCGTCTTTTAGGGCCGAACTATGAAATTGACCGAGTCGAGCATATTATTTCCAACTCACGCCGCTGTGCATATCGCATTACACCTCGGGAGTTGTAA
- the emrD gene encoding multidrug efflux MFS transporter EmrD, producing the protein MRKLENFHLLVMLILLVAVGQMAQTIYVPSIADMARDLGVRSGAVQGVMAAYLLTYGGSQLIYGPISDRVGRRPVILLGMGIFIAGALWALLSTNLDMLIMASALQGMGTGVAGVMARTMPRDLYEGPSLRYANSLLNMGILVSPLLAPVIGGMLDSVLGWRACYGFLLLLCVCVMFSMYRFLPETRPANAPRKNMLASYKMLLTNGSFGCYLIMLVGGLAGVAVFEACSGVLMGGVLGLSGIVVSILFILPIPAAFFGAWYAGRQGKSFSTLMWHSVISCLVAGFMMWIPGWFGIMNIWTLVVPAALFFFGAGMLFPLATTGAMEPFPFLAGAAGALVGGLQNVGSGAMAWFSALLPQTGQFSLGMLMTAMGVMILLCWLPLAHKMQQQGHMA; encoded by the coding sequence ATGAGAAAGCTCGAAAATTTTCATCTGTTAGTGATGTTGATTCTATTAGTCGCCGTTGGTCAGATGGCGCAAACCATTTATGTGCCTTCTATTGCCGATATGGCGCGCGATTTAGGCGTGCGTAGCGGTGCGGTACAGGGCGTGATGGCTGCTTATTTACTGACCTATGGTGGATCGCAGTTGATCTACGGCCCGATATCCGATCGAGTAGGGCGCCGTCCCGTTATTCTGCTCGGTATGGGGATTTTCATCGCAGGTGCGCTGTGGGCATTGCTGTCTACCAATTTGGACATGCTGATCATGGCGAGTGCCTTGCAAGGTATGGGGACTGGTGTTGCCGGTGTGATGGCACGAACCATGCCACGCGATCTTTACGAAGGGCCTTCTCTACGTTATGCCAATAGTCTATTAAACATGGGTATTCTGGTCAGTCCGCTGTTGGCGCCGGTAATCGGTGGCATGTTGGATTCGGTATTAGGCTGGCGTGCTTGCTATGGGTTCCTGCTGCTGCTTTGCGTTTGCGTCATGTTTTCGATGTATCGCTTTCTGCCAGAAACGCGCCCTGCCAACGCGCCGCGTAAGAATATGCTTGCTAGCTATAAGATGTTGCTGACCAACGGCTCGTTTGGTTGCTATCTGATTATGTTGGTCGGTGGACTGGCCGGGGTGGCTGTTTTTGAAGCTTGTTCTGGCGTCTTAATGGGCGGCGTATTAGGGCTTAGCGGTATTGTCGTCAGCATTCTGTTTATTCTGCCTATTCCAGCGGCCTTCTTTGGCGCTTGGTACGCAGGACGTCAGGGAAAAAGCTTCTCTACGTTGATGTGGCATTCGGTGATTAGCTGTTTGGTTGCTGGGTTTATGATGTGGATACCGGGTTGGTTTGGCATTATGAATATCTGGACGCTGGTTGTGCCTGCGGCGCTGTTCTTCTTTGGTGCCGGAATGCTGTTCCCATTGGCAACCACCGGTGCTATGGAGCCATTCCCATTCTTGGCCGGTGCGGCGGGTGCTTTAGTCGGGGGACTGCAAAACGTGGGTTCTGGCGCTATGGCGTGGTTTTCAGCACTGTTGCCTCAGACGGGGCAATTCAGCCTAGGTATGTTAATGACGGCGATGGGCGTGATGATCCTGCTTTGCTGGCTGCCGCTGGCGCATAAAATGCAGCAGCAAGGGCATATGGCGTAG
- the glpX gene encoding class II fructose-bisphosphatase, translating into MKRELAIEFSRVTEAAALAGYKWLGRGDKNAADGAAVNAMRIMLNQVDIDGEIVIGEGEIDEAPMLYIGERVGTGSGDQVDIAVDPIEGTRMTAMGQSNALAVMAVGDKGTFLRAPDMYMEKLVVGPQAKGAIDLNRPLAENLRLVAEKLAKPLHELTVITLAKPRHDAVIAEMQAMGVKVFAIPDGDVAASILTCMPESEVDVMYGIGGAPEGVVSAAVIRALDGDMHGRLLARHDVKGDTPENRALGEQELKRCAEMGIEAGKVLRLDEMARNDNVVFSATGITKGDLLEGIYRKGNMATTETLLIRGKSRTIRRIRSTHYLDRKDPKICELII; encoded by the coding sequence ATGAAACGTGAATTAGCCATCGAGTTCTCCCGCGTCACAGAAGCCGCAGCACTGGCAGGTTATAAATGGTTAGGTCGTGGTGACAAAAATGCCGCCGACGGCGCTGCCGTAAATGCGATGCGTATTATGCTCAATCAGGTCGATATCGACGGGGAAATCGTCATCGGCGAAGGCGAGATCGATGAAGCGCCAATGTTATATATCGGCGAGCGTGTCGGTACCGGCAGCGGCGATCAGGTTGATATCGCGGTAGATCCTATCGAAGGCACTCGCATGACGGCCATGGGGCAATCAAATGCGCTCGCCGTGATGGCTGTCGGTGATAAAGGTACGTTTTTACGCGCGCCAGATATGTATATGGAAAAGCTAGTCGTTGGGCCCCAAGCTAAAGGCGCTATCGATTTAAATCGCCCATTGGCCGAAAACCTACGTTTAGTCGCTGAAAAATTGGCAAAACCCCTGCATGAACTAACCGTCATCACGCTGGCAAAACCTCGCCATGATGCCGTTATTGCGGAAATGCAGGCGATGGGTGTTAAAGTTTTTGCCATTCCTGACGGCGATGTTGCCGCTTCAATTCTGACCTGCATGCCTGAAAGCGAAGTCGATGTGATGTATGGCATTGGCGGTGCACCTGAAGGCGTGGTATCAGCCGCCGTTATTCGTGCTCTGGATGGCGATATGCATGGACGCCTGCTGGCACGTCACGACGTAAAAGGCGATACACCGGAAAACCGTGCTTTAGGCGAGCAGGAGCTGAAGCGCTGCGCTGAAATGGGTATTGAAGCCGGCAAAGTACTACGTCTGGATGAAATGGCGCGTAACGATAACGTGGTGTTCTCCGCAACGGGGATCACTAAGGGCGATTTGCTGGAAGGGATTTATCGTAAAGGCAATATGGCGACAACGGAAACGCTGCTGATTCGTGGTAAGTCGCGCACCATTCGCCGCATTCGCTCAACGCATTATCTGGACCGTAAAGATCCGAAGATCTGCGAATTGATTATCTAG